One window from the genome of Manis pentadactyla isolate mManPen7 chromosome 15, mManPen7.hap1, whole genome shotgun sequence encodes:
- the IRF2BP1 gene encoding interferon regulatory factor 2-binding protein 1: MASVQASRRQWCYLCDLPKMPWAMVWDFSEAVCRGCVNFEGADRIELLIDAARQLKRSHVLPEGRSPGPPALKHPATKDLAVAATQGPQLPPPQAQPQPSGTGGGVSAQDRYDRATSSGRLPLPSPALEYTLGSRLANGLGREEVVAEGARRALLGSMPGLMPPGLLAAAVSGLGSRGLTLAPGLSPVRPAFGSDFEKEKQQRNADCLAELNEAMRGRAEEWHGRPKAVREQLLALSACAPFNVRFKKDHGLVGRVFAFDATARPPGYEFELKLFTEYPCGSGNVYAGVLAVARQMFHDALREPGKALASSGFKYLEYERRHGSGEWRQLGELLTDGVRSFREPAPAEALPQQYPEPAPAALCGPPPRAPSRNLAPTPRRRKASPEPEGEGAGKMTTEEQQQRHWVAPGGPYSADTPGVPSPIAALKNVAEALGHSPKDPGGGGGPVRAGGASPAASSTAQPPVQHRLVARNGEAEVSPTAGAEAVSVGGGGTGATPGAPLCCTLCRERLEDTHFVQCPSVPGHKFCFPCSREFIKAQGPAGEVYCPSGDKCPLVGSSVPWAFMQGEIATILAGDIKVKKERDP, translated from the coding sequence ATGGCGTCGGTGCAGGCGTCCCGCCGCCAGTGGTGCTACCTGTGCGACCTGCCCAAGATGCCGTGGGCCATGGTGTGGGACTTCAGCGAGGCCGTGTGCCGCGGCTGTGTGAACTTCGAGGGCGCGGATCGCATTGAGCTGCTCATCGACGCCGCTCGCCAGCTTAAGCGCAGCCACGTGCTCCCTGAGGGCCGCTCGCCTGGGCCCCCGGCCCTCAAGCACCCGGCCACTAAGGACCTGGCGGTGGCCGCCACACAGGGGCCTCAGTTGCCGCCTCCGCAGGCCCAGCCACAGCCGTCGGGGACAGGCGGCGGCGTCTCGGCCCAGGACCGCTATGACAGGGCCACATCGTCGGGCCGCCTCCCCCTGCCTTCACCCGCTCTGGAATACACCCTGGGGTCGCGGTTAGCCAATGGGCTGGGCCGCGAGGAGGTCGTGGCAGAGGGGGCGCGGAGGGCCCTGCTTGGCTCCATGCCCGGCTTGATGCCCCCTGGGCTGCTGGCAGCTGCGGTGTCTGGCCTGGGAAGCCGAGGCCTGACGCTGGCACCCGGCTTGAGTCCTGTCCGTCCAGCCTTCGGCTCCGATTTCGAGAAGGAGAAGCAGCAGAGGAATGCGGACTGTCTGGCAGAACTGAACGAGGCCATGCGGGGCCGGGCAGAGGAGTGGCATGGGCGCCCCAAAGCTGTGCGGGAACAGCTTTTGGCATTGTCTGCTTGTGCTCCTTTCAACGTCCGTTTCAAGAAGGATCACGGTTTGGTGGGGCGGGTGTTCGCCTTCGATGCCACTGCCCGCCCGCCAGGCTATGAGTTCGAGCTGAAGCTTTTCACCGAATACCCCTGTGGTTCTGGCAACGTGTATGCAGGAGTCCTGGCCGTGGCTCGCCAGATGTTTCATGATGCTCTTCGGGAGCCGGGCAAGGCACTGGCCTCATCAGGCTTCAAGTACCTCGAATATGAACGCCGACACGGCTCAGGGGAATGGCGCCAGCTGGGGGAGCTGCTAACAGATGGTGTCCGCAGCTTCCGCGAACCAGCTCCGGCCGAGGCCCTGCCCCAGCAGTACCCAGAACCGGCCCCTGCTGCTCTATGTGGCCCACCCCCTCGAGCCCCATCCCGGAACCTGGCGCCCACACCCCGCCGTCGCAAGGCATCCCCTGAGCCTGAGGGTGAGGGGGCTGGGAAGATGACCACCGAAGAACAGCAGCAGCGGCACTGGGTAGCACCGGGTGGCCCATACTCTGCTGACACCCCTGGTGTGCCCTCACCCATTGCTGCCCTGAAGAATGTGGCTGAGGCCCTGGGCCACTCCCCCAAGGaccctggtgggggtgggggccctgtGCGTGCTGGGGGTGCCAGCCCTGCAGCCTCCTCCACAGCCCAGCCGCCAGTCCAGCATCGTCTAGTGGCCCGCAACGGTGAGGCAGAAGTCAGCCCCACAGCGGGGGCAGAAGCTGTTAGCGTGGGTGGTGGCGGCACCGGGGCGACCCCCGGAGCCCCCCTGTGCTGTACCCTATGCCGGGAGCGGCTGGAAGACACCCACTTCGTCCAGTGCCCCTCTGTGCCCGGACACAAGTTCTGCTTTCCCTGCTCCCGGGAATTCATCAAGGCACAGGGCCCGGCTGGCGAGGTGTACTGCCCCAGTGGAGACAAGTGCCCGCTGGTGGGCTCCTCTGTCCCCTGGGCCTTCATGCAGGGCGAGATCGCCACCATCCTTGCTGGAGATATCAAGGTTAAGAAGGAACGGGACCCCTAG
- the FOXA3 gene encoding hepatocyte nuclear factor 3-gamma: MLGSVKMEAHDLAEWSYYPEAGEVYSPVTPVPTMAPLNSYMTLNPLSSPYPPGGLPASPLPSGPLAPPAPTAPLGPTFPGLGASSGGGSSSGYGGPGPGLVPGKEMPKGYRRPLAHAKPPYSYISLITMAIQQAPGKMLTLSEIYQWIMDLFPYYRENQQRWQNSIRHSLSFNDCFVKVARSPDKPGKGSYWALHPSSGNMFENGCYLRRQKRFKLEEKVKKAGGGTSTTRNSAATSTTSSSATVTSPPQPQPPPPEPEAQGGEDAGALDCGSPPSSTPYFTGLELPGELKLDAPYNFNHPFSINNLMSEQTPAPPKLDMGFGGYGAEGGEPGVYYQSLYSRSLLNAS, from the coding sequence GTCTACTCTCCAGTGACCCCAGTGCCCACCATGGCCCCCCTCAACTCCTACATGACCCTCAACCCACTGAGCTCTCCCTACCCCCCAGGggggctccctgcctccccactcccCTCAGGACCCCTGGCTCCTCCTGCCCCCACTGCGCCCCTGGGGCCCACCTTCCCGGGCCTGGGTGCCAGCAGCGGTGGGGGCAGCAGCTCAGGGTATGGGGGCCCAGGGCCGGGGCTGGTACCTGGGAAGGAGATGCCAAAAGGGTACCGACGGCCCCTGGCACACGCCAAGCCGCCGTATTCCTACATCTCGCTCATCACCATGGCCATCCAGCAGGCGCCCGGCAAGATGCTGACCCTGAGTGAGATCTACCAGTGGATCATGGACCTTTTCCCCTACTACCGGGAGAACCAGCAGCGCTGGCAGAACTCCATCCGCCACTCACTGTCTTTCAACGACTGCTTCGTCAAGGTGGCCCGCTCCCCAGACAAGCCGGGCAAGGGCTCCTACTGGGCCCTGCACCCCAGCTCAGGGAACATGTTCGAGAACGGCTGCTACCTGCGCCGCCAGAAGCGCTTCAAGCTGGAGGAGAAGGTGAAGAAAGCGGGCGGCGGGACCTCCACCACCAGGAACAGTGCAGCCACCTCGACCACCAGCTCTTCCGCCACAGTCACCTCgccgccccagccccagcctccaccccCCGAGCCTGAGGCCCAGGGTGGGGAAGATGCGGGGGCTCTAGACTGTGGCTCACCCCCTTCCTCCACACCCTACTTCACGGGCCTGGAGCTCCCAGGGGAGCTGAAGCTGGATGCTCCCTACAACTTCAACCACCCTTTCTCCATCAACAACCTGATGTCGGAACAGACACCAGCACCTCCCAAACTGGACATGGGGTTTGGGGGCTACGGGGCAGAAGGTGGGGAGCCTGGGGTCTACTACCAGAGCCTCTATTCCCGCTCTCTGCTTAATGCCTCCTAG